In the Diospyros lotus cultivar Yz01 chromosome 13, ASM1463336v1, whole genome shotgun sequence genome, CATTGTGAGGTTTCTCTATTACATTCTTCACCTGCAACATGCACGCATAAATAAAATAGCCATCACTGCACCCAGAACATATGTCTCAGAGAAATCAAACCAATATACACATCAACAATTTGAATTAGGGACATTTTCCACACATCTTGAGGAGTGTTTGGTCAGAACCAATTTCCTAACCTCAGATCATAATCAATCACCAATTTTCCTaccagaaaagaaagaaataccaTCAATAATTTTCACCTATCTCTGCCCCAATCCTACTCGGGTCTTGAAAAACCACATTCTATGGCATACTCACGTATTCAACTTTAGCTTCAATTTCTacaaattcagaaaaaaatagGGCAACTCAGTGCAAAAAACCCCCTATTAAGGtatggagggagagagataaatACTAACTTACCCTTGCAAGCAAAGATGATGTTTCCATAGTTTTAAATAACCTTCTCATGTAGACATAAAATATAACCTGAAATAAGCACCCTCCTTTACTCTTACATTTTAAAGAGGATTGGCTAGCTATTGAAATGGTATAAAATCGAGggtaaattactaaaaaaaaaacccaactttcaccttgtttTCAAATCTAGactcaacttttaattttaccAATGCTGACGTGTAACTTTGAAAATTATGCGGCTGGCAGCTGTGGCTGCCACGCCAGCACCTCCTCCCTCCCTCTGCATCACTGGCAACAACCCTAATGTCACAAGTGCCTCAACCGCGATGGAGGTTAACCCGCATTGCCTCATCATCGCCTCAGCCtgcttcgtcttcttcttcctctgcacCATATGTACAAGAAGCACAAGAACAGGAGGTGGCAGAGATCAAGATCATCAAGGCCAAAACAAGACCAAGAAATCGCCCTTCATCTTGATGGTTTTCTCGATGAAGACCACAACCTTGTGGTGGGCCATCCGCAGAGTCTGGTTCCAGCCATCAATCATCAGCACAATCACAGTTTGCAAGTGCAAGAGAGGCAATGGGCTTGTTGAAGGTACAGAGTGCTCGTTTTGCTTGAACAAATTTCAGGAAGATGAGACCCTACACCTGCTGCCCAAGTGCAACCACGCCTTTCACATCCATTGTATCAACACTTGGCTCCGATCCCCCACACCAATCGCCCCACGTGTTACGCTGGAATTGTCACTAATCCCACCAGATTGCTGCTGCCAGCAGCAGCAGAGCAGGGTGTTGGTAGTGATTATCCAGTTGCTAGGGAGGAACCCCCACCAGTGATCCCAGGGAGGAGTGGTGAATTGAGTATAGAAACAAAGGGAGAAGGAGAATTGTGTGTTGAGAGTGAAGAAAACATGCAAGAAGCTTCAAAAGATGATCCGATGGAAGAGGTTCAACCAATGAGAAGATAAGTTTCCATGGATTTTGAGGCTGCTTCGATGACTGCAATAGCTAACGCTCATTCAACTGAAAGAGAGATGACCTCCATCGCAGTTGAGGCACTTGCAACATTAGGGCTgttgccgagagagagagagagagagagagagagagagagatgtgctgacatggcagccacatcATTTTCAAAGTTACACATCAGCACTCCATATCAGCAGATAACTTAAACAGCTTAACAGCAGTTCATAATAAGTGAAACTGAAAGTTGGATACctcaattgataaaattaaaaattgagtctAGATTTGATAATAAGGTGAAACTTGGGTATTGTTTTGGTGATTTACCCTAAAATCAAATAGTTTTAAGTGAATAAAGGTTAACGGCGACCTCAGGAACGAAGATCTAATGGTTTTTCATCACACATACCAGAAAAAGAACAGGGAAGAGGGGTAATAACTGTAAATTGGCAACTTCTAAATACCCACCAAGCggaatataaagaaaaagaacagaaaaaccATAATCTTACTTTTGCTAGTAGTTCCTGGCTCTCAGGAGGTTGCTTGCTCAAACTTTGAGGCAATATTACAGTAAGAAGCTCTGGTTTCTCTGCTCTTAAAGCACCTCTAATAACAGCTGCATTAGTCCCAGATGAACCAGATGTATATATGTGGTTTTTCTGCAACCAAAggaattttaaagaaaaaatgggGAGAGTTAGGAGACATAACAATCTAATGAAAAGTAAACAATTGGCAAGGCTGAGATCTGACTTTAATATATATCCTCTCATTTTGACTGAAAACCAACTGTTCCATGTATAAAAGTAGAACCAACTTGAAGATAATACCGTTATAACCATAGCATAGCTAAGAATCTCAATAAGTTCTTGATGCATGAATCCCATATTCCGTGTCCCAAAAAACCCAATAGCTCTTGGCCCTTGCTGTTGAATTGCAAGTAACTCCTGACAAAAGGAAGGAGGATTGATCATTTGCACAAACATACTACAAAGTTGTAGAAATCATAAAAGTTCATTTCAGTCAACACAAAATGTGTTAGAACCACACATGCTACCAAGTTTACATGGGTGCATGCAAATTGCAGCTGAGACTCAGATTTAAAACCTGTTGTTAAAACCACAACCCAACATCGCATATGTTTTCATCGCATATGTTGTAAGTTTGCTAGCTTACAACACAGGCACTCCATTTACCACTAGTGTTGTCGGTACATGATACCTGTTTGGTATCTTAACCATGATGTCTGCGACAAAAATTCTTTGGCAAGATTTACAGCAAATCTGTAGCTCAAGAAAGAAACAAACCTGGAGATAATCTACATCACGCACAGGCTCATACTCCGAAACCAGAACTTCCCCTGATCCTTTTACTACAGATTGAGCTTGGGTTGGGATCTGGGTGATGACTTCTTCATCAGAACCAAACATCTGCAGCATGGGGTTGTCTCCATTCCTTCCACTATCAATGTTTTGATCATTTTTGGCGCATCCACAAAGCCACTATACCAGCACATAAAAACAGAGGCCCCTGGTAGTAAATCATTAGTGAAAACCAACTGTgcataaaaagaaatgaagatgaaTTCAGTTTAATGACTACAGTACACACAAAAAGTGCAACAGCCTAAGTTGGCACGATCAATTTCAACAAAGTCATTTTTCAAATAGTTAACTTATTCCATTTGTTCCCTACTAATTTTTGAAGAGCATAACAGCTGTGTGATGCGTATTAGAAACTGATCCACATATACGTACAAATGGCCTAATGGTCACATAAGTGTCTATGACTGTGGCACATCACCTAACAATGAGATTAAGAAACCATTTAAGGTAACAAGGAATTACCTAGAGAAACACAAGTTAGATGACAAGATTTCCcttgaaaaaattttaaagagaactgGCGATCCCAGAAATATACAAGACAGATTTTGTTTTACATGCCTGCAACTTCAGGAACGCTACGTCAAtataaaacaacaacatattcagcctttatcccactatgtggggtcggctacatgaattctagacttccatgtatttctgtcttttatcatatcttcatttaggtccatatacttcatatcaaattttaatgtctctcccaaagtcttcttggatttacctctacctctttttttgactaattgttccatttcatcaactctcctcacaggagcgtctcttggtctctttctcacatgaccaaatcatcttagtctagtctctctcaacttctcctcgattggcactacagctaccttattacgaataacctcatttctaattttatcttttcttgtatagccgcacatccatcttagcattttCATCTCCACTACGcttgtcttttgctcatgctggtatttgactgcctaacattctgagccatacaacaggGCTGGTCTTATAACATAGCAAATATATCTCCCTAAATTAACCATTCACATAGATCTGTTTGGCAAGGACTAAAGATATCATAACAGGGAAACCAGTGAGGGGGAACCCCTGTATGGCAAAATAAACCAAAACCTATATAAACAGGTAAGCACAGCTTGTCTagcataaaatagaaaaaaaggtAAATGCAGTGCCCTCAAACCACAAAAATAGGGAAACAAGAATGATTGTCCTTAAACAATGAATAAAGATATACACATAGATTGCTCAActccttcaaaaaaaaaaatgttattccTGTCCTATCATACCACATATGCAAGTGAGCACACAAAAGAAAGCGACAAAGCCAAGTGCACCTTTAAATCCAAGACAAGGAACTCTGGCCCACCCCATAGGAACATATAATTTAACACTGGAACTGGCTTCAACGATTGTACATCAAAGCCTACAACTCCCCTCCACTCGTCATTTAATGTGTAGAAGAAGGTAATCCTCAGGCACCTTGCCCTAATTGTGCATACAGCATCAATTCACCAGAATCTACATCCCCTTTCACAAGCTACCAGAAGTATATATGGaatcaatcaaatcaaaccaTACAAGGCAGGGAACCTTAGAAGGGCCCCTTGAACTCTAAATTGCTTTCCACGAGAAATGCTCCCCAAGTGGCAAACATCATATGCtacaaaataaactaattaaaaaaaaaaaaaaaacacatcataatcataatcaCATCCTTATTCATAACCAACTAAAATTAGTTGATGAAAATCTTGCATAGGAGTTTGCGCAAGCGCCATCCAACCAAAATCACCCTAGCAGCACTATCTACCAGACAAACAAAATAAGATGACTTCCTAAACTCTCAAAATCACCCTCCATAATCAAGAGAAACTCTGCCCAAAGAACACCCACTCCACACTGGCTTGTACACTCCCTTACCTGTTCCCAGTTATCCATGGCAAGATGTCAATATGAATTGTCTTATGTCTTCCCCACACCCATAAAAGACTGTTGAGAATCTCACATCGCCTCCACAAGGGAGACCTGgactatatataaggaggaggatccctccacctgttaaagctagcttttcaggttggagttaACTTCTCACACGGTATCAGAGTTAACCCTTGGCTGTCGTGGTTGTGGACTAGTACCCTACCCGATCACCTGGGCATATATTAGTTACTGGAGAAGCTTCGGCGTGGGGGAGAGTattgagaatcccacatcgcctccacaagggagacctgggctatatataaggaggaggatccctccacctgttaagctagcttttcagtttggagttctacctctaacttctcacaaaGACATCACTCAAATACCATGGTCATGGAATGTTATTTCAAGATAGCATATTTTATCCTATGCAACAAAGCTTCTCATGCTTCTAAGTTCTACAGTTGCACagttatatgataagaaccctgatagaaatccaaacaataatcaaatatcaatagctaTCAATACTTTTcagcaagaaaacaaaaacaatccagggcattcgagaggcccttactctcccaattcttctatcaaaaaccagctaccctctccctcttcttctcagctATTTATACCTCTCCTCTGCCCCTCTCTAACCGAATTCCCTTGCACATGCAAATTATTCTCTCAGCCTatggattacaaaactaccccccatgcgcacatgctggttgtaacAACCTGCATATACTAATTCCCTATTCTAACCTTCAAGCATGTTGTTGTTTGTGGTGTCTTTGGTAGGTCTGGTATACCGGTGGCCTATCATTATACTTTAGTGAAATTGTCAAACTACATGGCCTTCCTAAGACCACAGTTATTGACCAAGGCGTAGTTACTTTTGGAAAACCCTATCACACCTAATAGGCACCAAGCTAAAATTTTCCATTGCTTACCATCcccaaacaaataaacaaactGAGGTTGTCAATTGAAGTCAAGGAAATTTGCAGAGTTGCTTGGTGCGAGACAACCAAAGTAATTGGGATTGGATTCTCCCCATTACTCAATTTGGATAACAATTCTATCAATAGGTCTACTAGTATCAGTCCATTTGAGATAGTACATGGTTACAAACCTAAAAGCCTTTACTCATCCCCATGTGAGCAACATGTTCGAGTGTCAAACTCTATTAAGTCATTTGCACGCTCTTGGACGATGAGATTGGGTGTTCAAGTTTAAAAAGGAAGATAGGGTGGTTGGATAAGATAATACTTCAAGATTTAAAAGATAAGGCAGACTAGAAGATAAGATAAAGCTCCAAGATTCAAGGGAAAGTTACAACTTGAAAGTAGAAGATAAATTCCAGCATTTCGAATATTAGTTACtgttatctaaatttgaatttattcttattttctagGAGATAGAATAGATGTTTTGTACTTGTATAAATACCTCTTCTCGGATTCAATAATATTCAAGTAAGTTTTCAAGAATTTAGCTTATTTCACACACAACATTTGTGATTTGCATGTTGAGATCAATAAACAGCTCAAGGAAAGTATACACTCTACAAAATTCAAACTGACATTCATAGATGTCATGTAGAATTTAGTATTGGTGATTCTGTGATGAATTTAGTATTGGTGATTCTGTGATGATCCATCTTAGTGCAGAGCAGTTTCCTCTGAAGACTGACTCTAAGCTGCAACCTTGTAGTGTggattcttttaaaattttaatcaatgaTGAACCAAGTGCACATCATTGATCTACACCTGATTTTTGTTTTAGCTCTATATTTAATGTTGAGGAACTTGCTGCATATAGGAGCCATATCACACCACATTATGATCCTTTCTTGATTCACCTACTGAACCTCTTAAACTCAAGCCTAACACCTCGATACCTTTGCATAAGTTCATACAATGATAAAATTGATGCTATTTTAGATGAACACCAGGAATGGAGGGGTTCAGTAATTCAGTTTGTTGGAAAGATCATCCTGATTTTGATTCCACTTGGATCACTAGAGCTGAATTACAACATCTTGACCTTGACTATAGAAGCCGGCAGGATCTAGACATGCACTAGAGCTGAATTACAACATCTTGACCTTGACTATTGAAGCCAGCAGGATCTAGACATGGCAGCAACAAATTCTTCCAATCCTAAGCAAGTTGGTGTTGATGACAACAGTCGCCCCTCAATTACATCAGTGTATAGCAGCGATGACAAAAGACCAACCAACCACTTTATTTATGATTGGTGCTTACATAGTCAGAGCCACAAAACTTGAGAACAATTTTTTTCTCCTACCTAGAGAAACCACAaactccgcctggggatgttatccactctCGGTCCCAACCCCGAATAAAGGAGGAGAGTTGTCTTAGGTAGCCGACAACCAACGTAAAatctagtcggatccaaaacatgaactttagacaaattatgaaaaacccTTGGGGCATAACaattcatagcgacgcgctacactacCCGCGTGTAGTGTTAAATGAgatagggccgctgcatcggcacccgaatgtagtgacaaatgagcaagggtcctcgcatttgcttggacagatgtgggtaaagaagctagtccaaaatcaaaataaaaatcaaaaacaaagtcagccaaaatcaaaatcataatcatagattaaggattgggtcatggaacataggaacattaacaggcaaagctatggaagtggtagatgtgatgattaagagaaaaattaatattatgtgtcttcaagagacgagatgggtaaggaaaaaagtaaaagttttatcaaaaactggatataaaatatggtgtACAAaaaatgatcgagcgaaaaatggagttgagattattatgaattaaagcttagtagatgaggtagtggatgtaaagagaataggggataggattattatggtgaaggttggtctaggaagaataattataaatatctttagtacatatgcactacaagcggggttaggtgaggagataaaagcaaaattctgggaggacctagagggactcatacaaatgatatcaagaggagagaaaatgattatagaagatgacttaaatggtcacgtgggtaaaGACGGAAGcgactatagagaggtacatggagggtatggattcggagaaattaataataaaggtAAGTCTATTCTAAATTTTGCTATgacatatgggctcatcataaccaatactaggttcaaaaaacgggacgaacacttatcacatatacaaatattacatcaaacacccaaatagattactttcttatgagacaagaggatcggttatgttatagggattgtaaggtgataccgggagagtgtttgactactcaacatagacttttggtacttCACATCCAAGTAAGAAATCGGAAgggaaaaaatcacataaaacaaaatccaaaaattaggtggtgggatttacaAGGGGAAaaacaattaatcttcaaagaaaaagaaaaagaaaaattaagaaatagaagggaatggaatggagaagaacaggcaaaccaaatgtagagagaaatggcTACTACCctgagaagcacgacaaaggtagtccttagagagacaaatggtagagtcccaaaccttaaggagtcttggtggtggaatgaagaggtacaattgaaaattagaaaaaaaaaaaaaaaaaaacttgctataaggttGTATATCAATGcagcaatgaagaaaacctaaaaaattataaaaaaacgaAAAAGACAGCAAAATGAGCTATTAGTGAAACAAGGTCAAAAgtatatgagaatctatataaacgacttgatacaaaagatggaaaaagggatatatataaattagctaaagcaagagaaagaaaaacaagggatctaaactaagtgaaatgcataaaagatgaaaaccaaaatgtattagtgaatgagggagcgattaaggagagataaaaggaatatttcacaaaattattcaatgatggtgaggacacaagagttaggttgggacatcttaataactccgaagggaacgtgaactatatattttatcgacgtataagttcaaaagaaataaggcaaacattaaaaaagatgaaaaatcataaggcagtgagACTAGATATTAtatcaatagaagcatggaaatgcatgggagaagagagcaTCTCCTtcctaacgaaattatttaacgtgatctttaaatcaaaaaagatgtcaaaTGAGGGGAGGAATAGTattttggttcctatatacaagcaCAAAtgaaatgttcaaaattgtgaaaattacaaaggaattaggttaatgagtcataccatgaaactctgggagagagtaatagaggagaggctcagaaaagaaacaaacgtctcagaaaatcagtttggtttcatacctgataagtcaacaatggaagctatatacctactgaggcatctaatggaaaggtatcaggatcatcagaaggacctgcatatggtgtttatagatctagaaaaggcatATAATAaagtccctagagaagtattatggagggttttagaaaagaaatgagtccgaataacctatatacaagcccttaaggacatgtatcacggtgcagagacaagggtcagaacatgcggagaggatactgaaccgtttaaaattacaatgggactgcaaCAAtattctgcactaagtccatacttactTGCTTTAGTAATaaatgaactcactaaacacattcagacaaatgtgccatggtgtatattatttgcagatgacatagtgttggtggatgaaacaaaagagggaatgaacactaagcttgagttgtggagaaacaatttagaatctaagggatttaaattaagtaaaaggaaaatagaatatatggaatgtaaatttaataagaatgcaagagtggaggatgttataataaaattggaagatcaaatcatataaagaaaagaccattttttgatatttgggatctgtgatttaaaaaaatggagaaattcatgagaatgtcacgcatagaattaagccAAGttagctaaaatggagaaatgcatcgggggtgttatgtgatggtaaaattccattaaaactgaaaagaaaattctataggaaagctataagaccagttttgttgtatggctcagaatgttgagcagtcaaataccagcatgagtaAAAGGCGAGtatagcggagatgaggatgttaagatagatgtgcggccatacaagaaaagataaaattagaaatgagcatagttatcaaaggcgcgCCTAGACGCAAGGCGCCAGTTTAGCGCCTCGCCTGCGCCAAGGCGAGGCAGTTT is a window encoding:
- the LOC127789078 gene encoding uncharacterized protein LOC127789078 isoform X2, with the translated sequence MTATPCLTLSLRLMLLQPLPPPFTFSSSNLFFFHSPNPSCPFNNFSSFPSSSSSLSSSQRRFVGRRNTSFRSLSPLLSSRRTVRYPSPRCICWLCGCAKNDQNIDSGRNGDNPMLQMFGSDEEVITQIPTQAQSVVKGSGEVLVSEYEPVRDVDYLQELLAIQQQGPRAIGFFGTRNMGFMHQELIEILSYAMVITKNHIYTSGSSGTNAAVIRGALRAEKPELLTVILPQSLSKQPPESQELLAKVIFYVYMRRLFKTMETSSLLARVKNVIEKPHNDHLPLIEASSAGYATWTSFHMFSKSYALLSMTASCSWKHVKKPRILERL
- the LOC127789078 gene encoding uncharacterized protein LOC127789078 isoform X5; amino-acid sequence: MTATPCLTLSLRLMLLQPLPPPFTFSSSNLFFFHSPNPSCPFNNFSSFPSSSSSLSSSQRRFVGRRNTSFRSLSPLLSSRRTVRYPSPRCICWLCGCAKNDQNIDSGRNGDNPMLQMFGSDEEVITQIPTQAQSVVKGSGEVLVSEYEPVRDVDYLQELLAIQQQGPRAIGFFGTRNMGFMHQELIEILSYAMVITKNHIYTSGSSGTNAAVIRGALRAEKPELLTVILPQSLSKQPPESQELLAKVKNVIEKPHNDHLPLIEASSAGYATWTSFHMFSKSYALLSMTASCSWKHVKKPRILERL
- the LOC127789078 gene encoding uncharacterized protein LOC127789078 isoform X1 — encoded protein: MTATPCLTLSLRLMLLQPLPPPFTFSSSNLFFFHSPNPSCPFNNFSSFPSSSSSLSSSQRRFVGRRNTSFRSLSPLLSSRRTVRYPSPRCICWLCGCAKNDQNIDSGRNGDNPMLQMFGSDEEVITQIPTQAQSVVKGSGEVLVSEYEPVRDVDYLQELLAIQQQGPRAIGFFGTRNMGFMHQELIEILSYAMVITKNHIYTSGSSGTNAAVIRGALRAEKPELLTVILPQSLSKQPPESQELLAKVIFYVYMRRLFKTMETSSLLARVKNVIEKPHNDHLPLIEASRLCNMDIISHVQQVICFAFHDSKLLMETCQEAKNLRKIVTLFYLD
- the LOC127789078 gene encoding uncharacterized protein LOC127789078 isoform X3, whose amino-acid sequence is MTATPCLTLSLRLMLLQPLPPPFTFSSSNLFFFHSPNPSCPFNNFSSFPSSSSSLSSSQRRFVGRRNTSFRSLSPLLSSRRTWLCGCAKNDQNIDSGRNGDNPMLQMFGSDEEVITQIPTQAQSVVKGSGEVLVSEYEPVRDVDYLQELLAIQQQGPRAIGFFGTRNMGFMHQELIEILSYAMVITKNHIYTSGSSGTNAAVIRGALRAEKPELLTVILPQSLSKQPPESQELLAKVIFYVYMRRLFKTMETSSLLARVKNVIEKPHNDHLPLIEASRLCNMDIISHVQQVICFAFHDSKLLMETCQEAKNLRKIVTLFYLD
- the LOC127789078 gene encoding uncharacterized protein LOC127789078 isoform X4, with protein sequence MTATPCLTLSLRLMLLQPLPPPFTFSSSNLFFFHSPNPSCPFNNFSSFPSSSSSLSSSQRRFVGRRNTSFRSLSPLLSSRRTVRYPSPRCICWLCGCAKNDQNIDSGRNGDNPMLQMFGSDEEVITQIPTQAQSVVKGSGEVLVSEYEPVRDVDYLQELLAIQQQGPRAIGFFGTRNMGFMHQELIEILSYAMVITKNHIYTSGSSGTNAAVIRGALRAEKPELLTVILPQSLSKQPPESQELLAKVKNVIEKPHNDHLPLIEASRLCNMDIISHVQQVICFAFHDSKLLMETCQEAKNLRKIVTLFYLD
- the LOC127789078 gene encoding uncharacterized protein LOC127789078 isoform X12, whose product is MLQMFGSDEEVITQIPTQAQSVVKGSGEVLVSEYEPVRDVDYLQELLAIQQQGPRAIGFFGTRNMGFMHQELIEILSYAMVITKNHIYTSGSSGTNAAVIRGALRAEKPELLTVILPQSLSKQPPESQELLAKVIFYVYMRRLFKTMETSSLLARVKNVIEKPHNDHLPLIEASRLCNMDIISHVQQVICFAFHDSKLLMETCQEAKNLRKIVTLFYLD
- the LOC127789078 gene encoding uncharacterized protein LOC127789078 isoform X7 — its product is MTATPCLTLSLRLMLLQPLPPPFTFSSSNLFFFHSPNPSCPFNNFSSFPSSSSSLSSSQRRFVGRRNTSFRSLSPLLSSRRTVRYPSPRCICWLCGCAKNDQNIDSGRNGDNPMLQMFGSDEEVITQIPTQAQSVVKGSGEVLVSEYEPVRDVDYLQELLAIQQQGPRAIGFFGTRNMGFMHQELIEILSYAMVITKNHIYTSGSSGTNAAVIRGALRAEKPELLTVILPQSLSKQPPESQELLAKVIFYVYMRRLFKTMETSSLLARKLKLKLNT
- the LOC127789078 gene encoding uncharacterized protein LOC127789078 isoform X11; its protein translation is MTATPCLTLSLRLMLLQPLPPPFTFSSSNLFFFHSPNPSCPFNNFSSFPSSSSSLSSSQRRFVGRRNTSFRSLSPLLSSRRTVRYPSPRCICWLCGCAKNDQNIDSGRNGDNPMLQMFGSDEEVITQIPTQAQSVVKGSGEVLVSEYEPVRDVDYLQELLAIQQQGPRAIGFFGTRNMGFMHQELIEILSYAMVITKNHIYTSGSSGTNAAVIRGALRAEKPELLTVILPQSLSKQPPESQELLAKKLKLKLNT
- the LOC127789078 gene encoding uncharacterized protein LOC127789078 isoform X6, whose amino-acid sequence is MTATPCLTLSLRLMLLQPLPPPFTFSSSNLFFFHSPNPSCPFNNFSSFPSSSSSLSSSQRRFVGRRNTSFRSLSPLLSSRRTVRYPSPRCICWLCGCAKNDQNIDSGRNGDNPMLQMFGSDEEVITQIPTQAQSVVKGSGEVLVSEYEPVRDVDYLQELLAIQQQGPRAIGFFGTRNMGFMHQELIEILSYAMVITKNHIYTSGSSGTNAAVIRGALRAEKPELLTVILPQSLSKQPPESQELLAKVIFYVYMRRLFKTMETSSLLARKLKLKLNTKIGD
- the LOC127789078 gene encoding uncharacterized protein LOC127789078 isoform X10 translates to MTATPCLTLSLRLMLLQPLPPPFTFSSSNLFFFHSPNPSCPFNNFSSFPSSSSSLSSSQRRFVGRRNTSFRSLSPLLSSRRTVRYPSPRCICWLCGCAKNDQNIDSGRNGDNPMLQMFGSDEEVITQIPTQAQSVVKGSGEVLVSEYEPVRDVDYLQELLAIQQQGPRAIGFFGTRNMGFMHQELIEILSYAMVITKNHIYTSGSSGTNAAVIRGALRAEKPELLTVILPQSLSKQPPESQELLAKKLKLKLNTKIGD
- the LOC127789078 gene encoding uncharacterized protein LOC127789078 isoform X8 translates to MTATPCLTLSLRLMLLQPLPPPFTFSSSNLFFFHSPNPSCPFNNFSSFPSSSSSLSSSQRRFVGRRNTSFRSLSPLLSSRRTVRYPSPRCICWLCGCAKNDQNIDSGRNGDNPMLQMFGSDEEVITQIPTQAQSVVKGSGEVLVSEYEPVRDVDYLQELLAIQQQGPRAIGFFGTRNMGFMHQELIEILSYAMVITKNHIYTSGSSGTNAAVIRGALRAEKPELLTVILPQSLSKQPPESQELLAKVIFYVYMRRLFKTMETSSLLARENW
- the LOC127789078 gene encoding uncharacterized protein LOC127789078 isoform X9 yields the protein MTATPCLTLSLRLMLLQPLPPPFTFSSSNLFFFHSPNPSCPFNNFSSFPSSSSSLSSSQRRFVGRRNTSFRSLSPLLSSRRTVRYPSPRCICWLCGCAKNDQNIDSGRNGDNPMLQMFGSDEEVITQIPTQAQSVVKGSGEVLVSEYEPVRDVDYLQELLAIQQQGPRAIGFFGTRNMGFMHQELIEILSYAMVITKNHIYTSGSSGTNAAVIRGALRAEKPELLTVILPQSLSKQPPESQELLAKAMQHGHHFTCSASHMLCFP